From the genome of Merismopedia glauca CCAP 1448/3, one region includes:
- a CDS encoding protein rep, with the protein DRSYLNQKQWSELWKLALNVQYTPVVHVEIVKPKIKTNATSITPDTGDLQTSLAKAISETVKYSVKAYDLIGKATKDDAKFLETLTSQLHKTRAISIGGILREYISDKEPEDLIGKDETPEEQLAESHYFGWRENIKHYVKCSQ; encoded by the coding sequence GATAGAAGTTATCTTAATCAGAAACAATGGTCTGAGTTATGGAAGTTAGCTTTAAATGTGCAATACACACCTGTAGTTCATGTTGAAATAGTCAAGCCCAAGATTAAAACTAATGCAACTAGTATAACACCTGACACAGGTGATTTACAAACTAGCTTAGCTAAAGCTATTAGTGAAACTGTTAAGTATTCTGTTAAAGCATATGACCTCATTGGTAAGGCTACTAAAGACGATGCTAAATTCTTAGAAACTTTAACGAGTCAATTACATAAAACCAGAGCTATATCAATTGGTGGTATTCTTAGAGAGTATATATCTGATAAAGAACCAGAAGATTTAATTGGTAAAGATGAAACCCCAGAAGAGCAATTGGCAGAAAGTCATTACTTTGGTTGGAGAGAAAATATTAAACATTATGTTAAGTGTAGTCAATAG